From Hydractinia symbiolongicarpus strain clone_291-10 chromosome 12, HSymV2.1, whole genome shotgun sequence, one genomic window encodes:
- the LOC130621230 gene encoding D-aspartate oxidase-like, producing MKTQNINRSLEMKDDVDFSRTAKMKIAVVGAGIMGMSAAYFIKEEFPHFDVSVYAEKMAPRTTSDGSAGICVGAPIENNPREKVNKWVKATVDYAHNLLRKSENAHKMGLSIVHGYYLSSKGELEISTWRDCVLNHRKLEEFELLQFPDEIKSGYLLTTVIIECRKYIPWIAELFKQKGGKLIEKKIECLDDLQAYDMIINCSGLGARYLVNDQSVKPVRGHLIRMKAPWVKSFIRHVDNDDKGRSKHVLVNQDTVVLGGLKEKDCIEPKPRVEDREWIISEAQRFVPSLKNAEMVSEWVGFRPSRPTVRLEKEIWKFKTPLGGVKSVPVIHNYGHSAHGVIFMLLIVLRKIFNRQSKSLTITDFRRPLREAESLK from the exons ATGAAGACTCAAAATATAAACCGATCTCTGGAGATGAAAGATGATGTTGACTTCTCTCGCACCGC AAAAATGAAGATTGCAGTTGTTGGTGCAGGTATCATGGGAATGTCAGCAGCTTATTTCATCAAAGAAGAATTTCCTCACTTTGATGTTAGTGTTTACGCTGAAAAAATGGCCCCTCGCACAACAAGTGATGGCTCTGCAGGAATATGTGTTGGTGCTCCTATTGAAAACAATCCAAGAGAAAAGGTAAACAAATGGGTGAAGGCTACTGTGGATTATGCGCATAATCTTTTAAGAAAAAGCGAAAACGCACACAAAATGGGACTCTCAATTGTCCATGGTTACTATCTTAGTAGCAAAGGAGAGCTGGAAATATCCACTTGGAGAGATTGTGTACTTAATCACCGTAAGCTGGAAGAATTTGAACTTCTTCAGTTTCCAGATGAAATTAAAAGTGGATATCTTTTGACTACTGTGATTATAGAATGTAGGAAATACATTCCGTGGATCGCCGAATTGTTTAAGCAAAAAGGTGGCAAATTAATAGAGAAGAAGATAGAATGTTTGGACGATTTACAAGCCTATGATATGATTATCAATTGTTCAGGATTAGGTGCAAGATATCTTGTCAATGATCAAAGTGTTAAACCAGTGAGAGGTCATCTGATCCGAATGAAGGCTCCTTGGGTGAAAAGCTTTATAAGACATGTCGACAACGATGATAAAGGAAGATCCAAACATGTCCTAGTTAACCAGGACACCGTGGTACTCGGGGGTTTGAAAGAAAAAGACTGCATAGAGCCAAAACCACGAGTAGAAGATAGAGAATGGATAATTTCAGAAGCGCAACGATTTGTACCGAGTCTCAAGAATGCTGAAATGGTTAGCGAATGGGTGGGTTTCCGTCCATCCAGACCCACTGTTAGATTGGAAAAAGAAATTTGGAAGTTCAAAACACCTCTAGGAGGAGTAAAATCGGTTCCTGTGATACATAACTACGGTCATTCAGCTCATGGAGTGA tttttatgcTGCTGATTGTACTACGCAAGATCTTTAATCGTCAGAGCAAAAGCCTTACAATAACTG ATTTCCGCCGACCGTTACgcgaggcggaatctttaaaatag
- the LOC130622233 gene encoding uncharacterized protein LOC130622233 has protein sequence MNGTKSSGQIMHLHNNQEKNLRYRIEDGLMYKRDVVKVKNDKCTQTSNVDLLESIKRLVHDRFSRYRDAFIKDKYLDPCVSNLQNENRELREQAQLLRTKLEVLEEKNLKRRTSKFYTSPVDRKEYYSSQSLTPIDLNNNTLRAAKPQRVLSKQHSYQPPVQMVSPVQQQSQYAYSSQQYSRSKSFLSHDSKTAYKRHHSVPYPPKYCNAPVPADLFKQDILIKPSSDIMPYKVNTQYRAVAPNHKTQGKTRWKPSAYQARHLPYEPALPTHKPIFGLKQLQKREPEIISSFSDLPKLKASISTNGNSGIILTWDFENLIRDLDEYKIECYKLFAHQAKDTQTIPPLDVTMWKKIGIVNALPLPMACTLTQFAAGNVYFFAVQPIDIYGREGEMSNPCIIRLNFTS, from the exons ATGAATGGTACCAAATCGTCAGGACAAATAATGCATCTACACAACAATCAAGAAAAGAACCTACGATACAGAATTGAAGATGGTCTAATGTACAAAAGAGATGTGGTGAAAGTTAAGAACGACAAATGCACCCAAACGAGCAATGTCGATTTACTGGAG tcAATAAAAAGGCTGGTACATGACCGCTTTTCACGCTATCGCGATGCGTTTATAAAAGACAAGTACTTGGATCCTTGTGTAAGTAATTTACAGAACGAAAATAGAGAACTTCGAGAACAAGCGCAACTACTGCGAACCAAACTTGAAGTTTTAGAGGAAAAAAATCTAAAG agACGTACAAGTAAATTCTATACTTCTCCAGTAGACAGAAAAGAGTATTATTCATCTCAATCTTTAACTCCAATTGACCTTAATAATAACACTTTAAGAGCTGCAAAGCCACAAAGAGTACTCTCAAAGCAGCACTCTTATCAACCTCCAGTACAAATGGTTTCTCCGGTGCAACAGCAGTCGCAATATGCCTACAGCAGTCAACAATATTCTCGAAGTAAAAGTTTCCTATCACATGATAGTAAAACAGCCTACAAAAGACATCATTCAGTCCCCTATCCACCAAAATATTGTAACGCTCCCGTACCAGCAGACTTATTTAAGCAGGATATTTTAATAAAACCATCAAGTGATATTATGCCTTACAAGGTTAACACGCAATATCGAGCAGTTGCACCAAATCATAAGACACAAGGCAAGACACGATGGAAACCGTCTGCATACCAAGCACGACATTTACCCTATGAACCAGCGCTGCCGACACATAAACCAATCTTTGGACTTAAGCAATTGCAGAAAAGAGAGCCTGAAATAATTTCTAGTTTTTCCGATTTGCCAAAACTTAAAGCAAGTATTTCTACAAATGGAAATTCTGGTATTATTTTGACTTGGGACTTTGAAAACCTGATCAGAGACTTGGATGAGTACAAAATAGAATGCTATAAGCTTTTTGCACATCAAGCTAAAGACACTCAAACTATTCCGCCATTGGACGTAACCATGTGGAAGAAAATTGGTATTGTGAACGCCTTGCCCTTACCTATGGCATGTACATTAACACAGTTTGCAGCTGGCAATGTTTACTTCTTTGCTGTTCAACCTATTGATATTTATGGACGTGAAGGAGAAATGAGTAATCCTTGTATTATTAGACTTAATTTCACTAGTTAA